The proteins below are encoded in one region of Clostridia bacterium:
- the amrA gene encoding AmmeMemoRadiSam system protein A, whose translation MSIIGAYMAPHPPLIVPEVGRGGERQIETTRAAYIRIAQRIAELRPQTIIISSPHTTLYSDYFHISPGKGAEGSFAQFGAFKVRFKEKYDEKLIKTIARIAHAEDFPAGTYGERSPELDHGVMVPLYFIRQYYSDFDIVRIGLSGLPLEDHYRLGQIIKEAVSDIGRRAVYIASGDLSHKLKSDGPYGFAPEGPQYDARVMDVCGRAAFDELFDFDEAFCERAAECGHRSFVIMAGALDGTGVKANKLSYEDVTGVGYGVCTFDPIGADESRRFLKKRQEAEKKRLTESRAASDPWVRLAWRSVESYVRTGKTIDVPNDLPWELTDTRAGAFVSIHKQGRLRGCIGTIAPTQKSLAKEIIMNAVSASSRDPRFAPIRPDELSLLEISVDVLGEPEDISSQAQLDPARYGVIVTKGGRRGLLLPALDGVDSVEEQVAIARRKAGIGPNETVALQRFEVVRHT comes from the coding sequence ATGTCTATTATCGGAGCATATATGGCGCCGCATCCGCCGCTGATCGTGCCCGAGGTCGGACGAGGCGGCGAGCGGCAGATAGAAACTACGAGGGCGGCGTATATTCGCATAGCGCAGCGGATAGCAGAGCTTAGGCCCCAGACCATTATCATTTCCAGCCCTCACACTACGCTCTATTCGGACTACTTCCATATCTCGCCCGGCAAAGGCGCGGAGGGAAGCTTTGCGCAGTTTGGAGCTTTTAAGGTGCGCTTCAAAGAGAAATACGACGAAAAACTTATAAAGACCATTGCGCGCATTGCACACGCGGAGGATTTTCCCGCAGGGACGTACGGAGAGCGTTCGCCCGAACTGGACCATGGCGTCATGGTGCCGCTTTATTTCATACGACAGTATTATTCCGATTTCGATATTGTGCGTATCGGCCTTTCCGGACTGCCGCTTGAAGACCATTACAGGTTGGGTCAGATAATTAAGGAGGCCGTTTCCGATATCGGCCGCAGAGCCGTATATATCGCCAGCGGAGACCTGTCCCATAAGCTAAAGAGCGACGGCCCTTACGGCTTTGCGCCGGAAGGTCCGCAGTACGACGCCCGCGTTATGGACGTATGCGGGCGGGCGGCCTTTGATGAGCTGTTCGATTTTGACGAGGCCTTTTGTGAACGTGCGGCGGAGTGCGGACACCGTTCCTTCGTTATAATGGCCGGCGCTTTGGACGGGACCGGAGTAAAGGCAAATAAGCTTTCCTATGAGGATGTGACCGGCGTGGGATACGGCGTTTGCACGTTTGACCCGATCGGAGCCGACGAAAGCCGCAGATTCCTTAAAAAACGGCAAGAGGCAGAAAAGAAGCGGCTGACCGAATCGCGCGCGGCAAGCGATCCGTGGGTGAGGCTTGCATGGAGATCGGTGGAAAGCTATGTGCGCACCGGAAAGACGATCGATGTTCCGAACGATTTGCCTTGGGAGCTTACAGATACGCGGGCAGGTGCGTTCGTGTCTATACACAAACAGGGAAGACTGCGCGGTTGCATAGGAACGATCGCCCCGACGCAGAAAAGCCTTGCAAAGGAGATAATTATGAACGCTGTCAGCGCGTCGAGCCGTGACCCGCGTTTTGCCCCGATCCGCCCGGATGAGCTTTCGCTTTTGGAGATAAGCGTTGACGTGCTGGGAGAGCCGGAGGACATATCTTCACAGGCGCAACTGGATCCGGCGCGCTACGGCGTGATAGTGACGAAAGGCGGCAGGCGGGGTCTCCTTTTGCCGGCTCTGGACGGCGTGGACAGCGTGGAAGAGCAGGTGGCCATTGCCCGCCGGAAAGCGGGGATAGGGCCGAACGAAACGGTGGCGCTGCAGCGCTTTGAAGTTGTGCGCCACACTTGA
- a CDS encoding amino acid ABC transporter permease: MSAWFQTAGNNFYQAFLYADRYKLYLEGLQVTLTVTIAAIIFGTIMGIILALMKISSVKILRFISIVYIDFIRGTPTMVQLLIAYLVIFTSPDTSKMMVAIFAFSCNSAAYIAEIIRSGIISVDKGQHEAGRSLGLSKSQTMINIIMPQAIRMILPTYASEFIVLVKETAIVGYIGLADLTKVQSVITSRTYEAFFPLIIIALIYLGVTTVLSKLFAAMERKLNEHDKR, encoded by the coding sequence CTGTCCGCGTGGTTTCAGACTGCCGGAAATAATTTTTATCAGGCGTTTTTATACGCCGACCGATACAAGCTGTATCTTGAAGGTCTTCAGGTCACGCTGACCGTAACGATAGCGGCGATAATTTTCGGAACTATAATGGGAATAATTCTTGCGCTCATGAAGATATCGAGCGTGAAGATACTTCGCTTTATTTCGATAGTATACATAGACTTCATACGCGGAACGCCTACGATGGTGCAGCTGCTTATCGCATATCTAGTTATCTTCACATCGCCGGACACCTCGAAGATGATGGTAGCGATATTCGCATTCTCGTGCAACAGCGCGGCGTATATTGCCGAAATAATTCGTTCGGGCATTATCTCCGTCGATAAGGGACAGCATGAGGCGGGGCGTTCGCTGGGACTGTCAAAGTCGCAGACTATGATAAATATCATCATGCCCCAGGCGATAAGAATGATACTGCCAACGTATGCCAGCGAATTTATCGTGCTTGTAAAAGAGACCGCTATCGTCGGATATATCGGACTTGCCGACCTTACGAAGGTGCAAAGCGTAATAACGAGCCGAACTTATGAGGCGTTTTTCCCGCTTATCATAATCGCGCTCATTTATCTGGGCGTAACGACGGTATTGTCAAAGCTGTTTGCCGCAATGGAAAGGAAGTTGAACGAGCATGATAAGCGTTAG
- a CDS encoding leucine-rich repeat domain-containing protein codes for MTKKLLGIVIVSCMFLSFLPMTAEAEAGTCGGDLRWELDDAGVLTISGTGAMTEWQDFGEADWNDVKQDIRAVVIEEGVTTVGNYAFWDCLNITSVKLPQSLTYIGKAAFIYCEKLTSLKVPPKVAGIGNAAFVHCSALQSIRIPEATIEIGETPFYGCENLSVIYYGGSSEQWDAVIWGDDDHYPEYTSVCFNSYYTGPSGETSGTCGEDLLWKLDEAGVLTISGTGAMTDYDDWTDVPWFDNTEAISRAVIGDGVTCIGDHAFMNCFNMEQIDLPESLERIGKRSFEFCSSIKEISLPVALNAIDRGAFGYCKKLADIRYGGRQSHWNEISLAEGDNSLTGVTLHFSDGKTASVPLNMGPVTSKGRCGPDVYWQKDAYGTLRIYGSGSTYDFKRTGTYNVGDEDFFPTWIFKEPAAVCVVIDEGVTRIGRAAFTNVPRIIENTFSVYIDDISDLYYIGTNEQLSEFLENSSDSYNELLDHAAVRVIRSPKEQPVSAAEISDVQVSGSTVSCTISVTESSSAWFAVYDENGRFLGAESRALLADTENELTFTADNDSAANFGIFVFSDSFTPLCSASCGCLGVISGGSR; via the coding sequence GTGACAAAGAAACTTTTGGGAATAGTTATCGTATCCTGCATGTTTCTTTCTTTTCTGCCTATGACGGCCGAAGCCGAGGCCGGAACGTGCGGCGGCGATCTCAGATGGGAACTTGACGACGCGGGAGTTCTGACCATATCCGGCACGGGAGCTATGACCGAGTGGCAGGATTTCGGAGAAGCCGACTGGAACGACGTGAAACAGGATATAAGAGCCGTCGTTATCGAGGAAGGCGTAACGACTGTCGGAAACTATGCATTCTGGGACTGCCTGAACATTACATCCGTAAAGCTGCCCCAAAGCCTTACTTACATCGGCAAAGCCGCGTTCATCTACTGTGAAAAGCTAACTTCCTTGAAAGTCCCGCCAAAGGTCGCAGGCATAGGCAATGCGGCGTTCGTGCATTGTTCGGCGCTTCAGAGCATACGCATACCGGAAGCGACTATAGAGATCGGCGAGACTCCCTTTTACGGCTGCGAAAACTTATCTGTCATATACTACGGCGGCAGCAGTGAGCAGTGGGACGCCGTTATATGGGGCGATGACGACCATTATCCCGAATATACGAGCGTATGTTTTAACTCATATTACACGGGACCGTCGGGCGAAACGAGCGGCACCTGCGGCGAAGATCTTCTGTGGAAGCTTGACGAGGCCGGAGTTTTGACCATATCCGGCACAGGCGCTATGACCGACTATGATGATTGGACGGACGTACCGTGGTTCGATAATACCGAAGCGATATCGCGGGCAGTGATCGGGGATGGCGTGACCTGTATCGGCGATCACGCCTTTATGAACTGCTTTAACATGGAACAGATAGACCTTCCGGAAAGCTTGGAACGGATAGGAAAGCGTTCCTTTGAGTTTTGCTCATCAATTAAGGAGATCTCTCTCCCCGTCGCTCTTAATGCGATAGACCGCGGAGCCTTCGGATACTGTAAAAAGCTTGCGGATATACGCTACGGCGGACGTCAGTCTCATTGGAATGAGATAAGCCTCGCCGAAGGCGACAACTCGCTTACGGGCGTTACGCTTCATTTCTCCGACGGGAAGACAGCTTCTGTTCCTCTTAACATGGGACCTGTTACAAGCAAAGGCCGCTGCGGTCCCGACGTATATTGGCAGAAAGACGCTTACGGTACGCTTCGTATTTACGGCAGCGGATCAACATACGACTTTAAGCGCACAGGAACTTATAACGTAGGAGACGAAGACTTCTTCCCTACGTGGATATTTAAGGAGCCTGCCGCCGTTTGCGTCGTTATCGATGAAGGCGTGACCCGTATAGGCCGCGCTGCGTTTACCAACGTCCCCCGGATCATCGAAAATACGTTCTCGGTATATATCGACGATATCTCCGACCTTTACTATATAGGTACTAATGAGCAGTTGAGCGAGTTTCTTGAAAACAGCTCCGATTCATATAATGAGCTTCTCGATCATGCCGCAGTTCGTGTTATACGCAGTCCGAAGGAGCAGCCAGTATCTGCGGCAGAGATCTCAGATGTGCAGGTCTCGGGCAGCACGGTCAGCTGTACGATATCCGTTACCGAAAGCTCAAGCGCATGGTTCGCCGTATATGACGAAAACGGCAGATTCCTCGGCGCGGAGTCTCGCGCGCTTTTGGCCGATACCGAAAATGAGCTTACATTCACAGCCGACAATGACAGCGCCGCAAATTTCGGTATCTTTGTATTCTCAGACAGCTTTACGCCTCTTTGCTCCGCTTCCTGCGGGTGTTTGGGCGTCATATCAGGCGGCAGCCGCTGA
- the amrS gene encoding AmmeMemoRadiSam system radical SAM enzyme produces MARCSVCFHHCNILEGKKGLCGARTCVNGKVVSENYGRITAFALDPVEKKPLRRFFPGSMILSVGSYGCNLRCPFCQNHEISWSTEAMRMSGEVEKITPEELVYAAKRAKSRGNIGLAFTYNEPLVGWEFVRDAASMAHEAGLINVMVTNGTAEPEILEALLPYIDAMNVDLKGFTEHYYTGVLGGDLGTVKAFITRAVKECHVELTTLIVPGENDSVEEMRALTEWVAGLKDTKGNTIGRSIPLHVSRFFPRFCMTDRPATDIGKVYRLADAARERLDYVYTGNC; encoded by the coding sequence ATGGCTCGATGCAGCGTATGTTTTCATCACTGCAATATTTTGGAGGGTAAAAAAGGTCTCTGCGGTGCGCGCACGTGTGTTAATGGGAAAGTGGTTTCCGAAAACTACGGGAGGATCACCGCCTTTGCGCTGGACCCTGTTGAGAAAAAACCGCTGCGACGTTTTTTCCCCGGCAGTATGATATTGTCTGTCGGCAGCTACGGGTGCAATCTGCGCTGTCCGTTTTGTCAGAACCATGAGATCTCATGGTCGACTGAGGCGATGAGAATGTCGGGGGAGGTAGAGAAAATTACGCCGGAGGAGCTTGTTTATGCGGCAAAACGTGCAAAGTCCCGCGGGAACATCGGACTTGCGTTTACCTACAATGAGCCGCTTGTGGGCTGGGAATTCGTCCGTGATGCGGCGTCTATGGCGCATGAGGCGGGCCTTATCAACGTAATGGTCACCAACGGGACAGCCGAGCCGGAAATTCTGGAAGCGCTTCTTCCATATATTGACGCCATGAACGTCGATCTTAAAGGCTTTACGGAGCATTATTATACCGGCGTGCTGGGCGGCGATCTTGGCACGGTCAAGGCTTTTATCACAAGAGCCGTTAAAGAATGCCACGTGGAGCTTACTACGCTTATCGTGCCGGGGGAGAACGATTCGGTGGAAGAAATGCGTGCGCTGACCGAATGGGTTGCGGGACTTAAGGACACGAAAGGGAATACGATCGGCCGCAGTATCCCTCTTCATGTCTCACGCTTCTTTCCTCGGTTTTGCATGACGGATCGCCCGGCAACGGATATAGGAAAAGTCTACCGTCTGGCAGATGCGGCCCGCGAACGGCTCGACTACGTATATACAGGAAACTGCTGA
- a CDS encoding MATE family efflux transporter, whose translation MNRDVFEKMPIPKAVMSLAVPSVLSMLVSIIYNMADTFFVGQTNDPNQVAAVSLTMPLFFIFLAVGNIFGVGGGTFISRSLGAKLYDKIKNISSSCFYMSVAASFVLMAIFLIFMTPILHLMGTSPATEGFTRSYLTFLAIGAVFSVESIMLSNIIRAEGAAKTAMFGMIFGSVVNIILDPIMILVLDMGVSGAAIATVIGNICSVIVYLLYFRRKDTVLSIAPKFFTMHEIWGPIFMIGLPASVNNILMGISNLFLNNVLSSYGDYPVAAMGVALRANMLVVMLQMGFAIGIQPLIGYSYGAKNYSRMKKAIGFTMICTTIIGVALTTLYFFNTDFIISVFIKDETVIMYGVQILRALMIASPVLGILFSFTFSFQAMGRAIPSLLLSVARQGLFFLPILFIANRLFGLDGIIYTQPFTDLLSLIVAAIMFFVMMRGVNKRALEEQAGSKPQQR comes from the coding sequence ATGAATCGTGACGTTTTTGAAAAAATGCCTATACCGAAGGCGGTAATGTCGCTTGCCGTTCCGTCGGTCTTGAGCATGCTCGTTTCCATTATATACAACATGGCCGACACCTTCTTCGTAGGTCAGACGAACGACCCGAATCAGGTGGCCGCGGTATCGCTCACTATGCCGCTTTTCTTTATATTCCTCGCCGTGGGCAACATCTTCGGCGTAGGCGGCGGCACGTTCATCTCGCGTTCGCTCGGCGCAAAGCTTTACGATAAGATAAAAAACATATCAAGCTCCTGCTTTTATATGTCTGTCGCGGCTTCATTCGTTCTTATGGCGATATTCCTCATATTTATGACGCCGATACTGCACCTCATGGGCACATCTCCCGCAACCGAGGGATTTACGCGCTCCTATCTTACCTTTTTGGCGATAGGCGCGGTGTTTTCGGTGGAGTCTATAATGCTTTCCAATATAATCCGTGCTGAGGGCGCGGCAAAAACGGCCATGTTCGGCATGATATTCGGCTCCGTTGTGAATATCATCCTCGATCCCATAATGATACTCGTGCTCGATATGGGCGTTTCCGGCGCGGCTATCGCAACTGTGATAGGCAATATATGCTCTGTTATCGTATATCTTCTCTATTTCAGAAGAAAGGATACCGTGCTCTCCATAGCGCCCAAGTTTTTCACGATGCATGAGATCTGGGGACCGATATTTATGATAGGTCTCCCCGCTTCCGTGAACAATATACTCATGGGCATATCAAATCTGTTTTTGAACAACGTCCTTTCAAGCTACGGCGACTACCCCGTAGCGGCAATGGGCGTGGCGCTGAGAGCGAATATGCTTGTCGTAATGCTGCAGATGGGCTTCGCCATAGGCATACAGCCGCTCATCGGCTACTCATACGGCGCAAAGAATTATTCCCGCATGAAAAAGGCCATCGGCTTTACCATGATATGCACGACGATCATAGGCGTGGCGCTCACGACGCTGTACTTTTTCAATACTGATTTCATAATATCCGTCTTCATCAAGGACGAAACGGTCATAATGTACGGTGTGCAGATACTGCGCGCCCTGATGATCGCAAGCCCCGTGCTCGGCATACTTTTCTCGTTTACGTTCTCGTTTCAGGCAATGGGACGCGCGATACCTTCGCTGCTTCTGTCGGTAGCAAGGCAGGGCCTTTTCTTTTTGCCGATACTCTTCATCGCTAACCGTCTGTTCGGTCTCGACGGCATTATATATACGCAGCCGTTTACCGACCTTCTGTCGCTGATAGTTGCGGCGATAATGTTCTTTGTGATGATGCGCGGCGTAAACAAGCGCGCACTGGAGGAGCAGGCCGGATCAAAACCGCAGCAAAGATAA
- a CDS encoding EamA family transporter, translated as MDPKRLGMIQIIICSVLWSTGGIFIKLIPWNAMALSGARSLIAALVVLVSIKVMRLELKLSKRTVSIAVSLAGTLLMFVLSTKLTTAANAIVLQYCAPVLILLYYAIFKKKRFLKTDYIVVLLTLGGIVLFFLDGLSSGSVIGNVTGLFGGIFFSGVFINSAEADESTRFSGIFQGQLLTAVIGLPFAAALNVPITGQTLILIILLGIFQLGLPYAIYAVALKNCPPLTASLIAILEPLLNPLWVFIFAGETPGMWSLIGAVIVLASVTFWCAKDAAKKSA; from the coding sequence ATGGATCCAAAACGTCTCGGAATGATCCAGATAATCATATGCTCCGTGCTTTGGAGCACGGGCGGCATATTTATAAAGCTGATACCGTGGAACGCAATGGCGCTTTCCGGCGCAAGAAGCCTTATCGCCGCGCTTGTTGTGCTTGTTTCGATAAAAGTAATGCGTCTTGAGCTTAAACTAAGCAAACGCACAGTATCTATTGCCGTTTCGCTTGCCGGTACGCTTCTTATGTTCGTTTTATCGACAAAGCTTACAACGGCGGCCAATGCAATAGTGCTGCAATACTGCGCGCCTGTTTTGATACTTTTATATTATGCCATATTTAAGAAGAAACGCTTTTTAAAGACAGATTATATAGTAGTTTTACTGACTTTAGGGGGGATAGTCCTCTTTTTTTTGGACGGCCTTTCCTCGGGCAGCGTTATCGGCAATGTTACAGGCCTTTTCGGCGGGATATTTTTCTCGGGCGTATTTATAAATTCTGCCGAGGCCGACGAAAGTACGCGCTTTTCGGGCATTTTCCAGGGCCAGCTTCTTACTGCCGTAATAGGACTGCCGTTCGCGGCGGCGCTTAACGTTCCCATAACGGGGCAGACGCTGATCCTTATAATACTTCTCGGCATATTCCAATTAGGGCTCCCGTATGCGATATACGCCGTGGCTTTAAAGAACTGCCCACCGCTTACGGCGTCGCTTATCGCCATCTTAGAACCGCTTTTAAATCCGCTGTGGGTATTTATTTTTGCGGGAGAGACGCCGGGGATGTGGTCGCTTATCGGCGCAGTTATAGTGCTTGCGTCGGTCACGTTTTGGTGTGCGAAGGACGCGGCGAAGAAGTCCGCGTAA
- a CDS encoding transporter substrate-binding domain-containing protein, protein MKKVIALILAVLMMGVLFVGCSSGGSKSDSEGDAQQEEEATVEEQAGVVLNSAADLVGKKIAVQEGTTGDLIASDIADAEIVRFKKATDAAMELKNGRVDCVIIDEMPAKKIVERNDDMVILDFQPTDEIEKYAIAVKKDNAELLGIVNDTIAEIQENGAYDSIFAYYITGDEEAVLPEIPEYEADGEIIMGTNAEFEPFEFRDDANEIAGFDVEVAKWVAYKAGKTLRIEDMNFDSLIAALSSGKIDFIAAGMTNTEERRQNVDFSTDYYESNQAIIVLK, encoded by the coding sequence ATGAAAAAAGTAATTGCACTTATTTTAGCCGTACTTATGATGGGCGTGCTCTTTGTAGGATGCTCGTCCGGCGGCAGCAAGTCTGACTCTGAGGGCGATGCACAGCAGGAAGAAGAGGCAACAGTAGAAGAGCAGGCAGGCGTGGTACTCAATTCCGCAGCTGACCTCGTAGGCAAGAAGATAGCAGTTCAGGAAGGCACCACCGGCGACCTTATCGCATCCGATATAGCCGATGCGGAGATAGTTCGCTTCAAGAAGGCTACCGACGCCGCTATGGAGCTTAAGAACGGCCGCGTTGACTGCGTTATAATCGACGAGATGCCGGCTAAGAAGATCGTTGAGAGAAATGACGATATGGTAATACTCGACTTCCAGCCGACCGACGAGATCGAAAAGTACGCTATCGCAGTTAAGAAGGACAACGCAGAGCTTCTCGGTATAGTAAACGACACTATCGCCGAGATCCAGGAAAACGGCGCATATGACAGCATTTTTGCATACTACATCACCGGCGACGAGGAAGCGGTTCTTCCCGAAATACCGGAGTATGAGGCTGACGGCGAGATAATCATGGGCACGAACGCAGAGTTTGAACCCTTCGAGTTCAGAGACGATGCAAACGAGATCGCAGGCTTTGACGTAGAAGTTGCAAAGTGGGTAGCTTACAAGGCAGGCAAGACGCTTAGAATAGAAGACATGAACTTTGACTCGCTTATCGCAGCTCTTTCCAGCGGCAAGATCGACTTTATCGCCGCAGGCATGACGAATACCGAGGAGAGAAGACAGAACGTAGACTTCTCGACCGACTATTATGAGTCTAATCAGGCTATAATCGTTCTTAAATAA
- a CDS encoding manganese efflux pump, whose translation MGLLESFLIAVGLSADAFAISLVKGLGMRRIDYGKCAVIALFFGGSQALMPLIGALIGAQFSQCITRFGHFIAFFLLSFIGAKMIYESIKNEPAFIKSSFDLKELLILSLATSIDAFTIGMTFAFIKTPVLPAASVIGLTAFALSFLGVISGVRFGAMFKRPSEMIGGAVLIFIGLKMMFEHTGLISFL comes from the coding sequence ATGGGTCTTCTCGAATCGTTTCTTATCGCCGTAGGACTTTCGGCGGATGCATTTGCCATTTCGCTCGTAAAGGGGCTCGGTATGCGCCGCATCGACTATGGAAAATGCGCGGTTATCGCCTTGTTCTTCGGCGGCTCTCAGGCGCTTATGCCGCTTATAGGCGCTCTGATAGGCGCGCAGTTTTCTCAATGCATCACAAGATTCGGTCATTTCATCGCCTTCTTCCTTCTTTCGTTCATCGGCGCTAAAATGATATACGAATCTATAAAAAACGAGCCTGCCTTCATCAAATCGTCGTTCGACTTAAAAGAGCTTCTTATCCTTTCGCTTGCAACGAGCATAGACGCATTTACCATAGGCATGACGTTCGCCTTTATAAAAACTCCGGTGCTCCCCGCCGCATCGGTGATAGGGCTTACCGCCTTCGCGCTCTCGTTTCTCGGCGTCATATCGGGCGTCCGCTTCGGCGCAATGTTCAAAAGGCCTTCAGAGATGATCGGCGGCGCCGTGCTCATATTCATCGGCTTAAAGATGATGTTTGAGCATACGGGTCTTATTTCTTTCTTATAA
- a CDS encoding amino acid ABC transporter ATP-binding protein, which produces MISVRHLHKYFGTNHVLNDISEEINKGEKIVIVGPSGSGKSTFLRCLNLLEVPTSGQIIIDGVDITDKKTDINKVRERLGMVFQHFNLFPHLTVMQNLTLAPVKLKIMSKEEADEQAIKLLRRVGLEDKAKAYPNQLSGGQKQRIAIVRSLAMKPQIMLFDEPTSALDPEMVGEVLEVMKELANEGMTMAVVTHEMGFAREVGTRILIMDEGRIIEQAPPEEFFENPKEERTKEFLSKVLK; this is translated from the coding sequence ATGATAAGCGTTAGACATCTTCATAAATATTTCGGCACGAACCATGTGCTTAACGATATTTCCGAGGAAATAAATAAGGGCGAGAAAATAGTTATAGTAGGCCCGTCGGGCTCGGGAAAGTCTACGTTCCTTCGCTGTCTTAATCTTTTGGAGGTACCTACGAGCGGCCAGATAATCATTGACGGAGTAGATATAACCGACAAAAAGACGGATATAAACAAGGTGCGCGAGCGTCTTGGAATGGTATTTCAGCATTTTAACCTTTTTCCGCATCTTACGGTAATGCAGAATCTTACGCTTGCTCCCGTTAAGCTTAAGATAATGTCAAAGGAGGAGGCGGACGAGCAGGCGATAAAGCTACTTAGGCGCGTAGGTCTCGAGGATAAGGCAAAAGCATATCCGAACCAGCTTTCGGGCGGTCAGAAGCAGCGTATCGCCATCGTGCGTTCGCTTGCGATGAAGCCGCAGATAATGCTTTTCGACGAGCCGACGAGCGCGCTCGACCCTGAAATGGTAGGCGAGGTCTTGGAGGTAATGAAGGAGCTTGCCAACGAGGGAATGACGATGGCCGTTGTGACTCACGAGATGGGCTTTGCACGAGAAGTGGGCACGAGGATACTCATAATGGACGAAGGCAGAATAATAGAGCAGGCGCCTCCGGAGGAGTTTTTTGAGAATCCCAAAGAGGAGCGCACAAAGGAATTTTTAAGTAAAGTCTTAAAATAA
- the smpB gene encoding SsrA-binding protein SmpB: protein MSAPSVKIAANNKKAYHDYFILEKFEAGIELFGTEVKSVRLGQLNLKDSYCFIKDGELFVRGMHISPYEKGNIFNKDPLRERKLLMHKREINRLFGKMKQDGCAVIPLSVYFKGSLVKVEVALTKGKKEYDKRQSIASRDANREIDRAIKQRMR, encoded by the coding sequence ATGTCTGCTCCTTCTGTAAAAATTGCGGCAAACAACAAAAAAGCATATCACGACTACTTTATATTGGAAAAGTTTGAAGCGGGGATAGAGCTTTTCGGCACGGAGGTAAAATCCGTGCGTTTGGGACAGCTTAACCTCAAGGATTCATATTGCTTTATAAAGGACGGGGAGCTTTTTGTAAGAGGAATGCACATAAGCCCTTACGAAAAGGGAAATATTTTTAATAAGGACCCTTTAAGGGAGCGAAAGCTACTCATGCACAAGCGCGAGATAAACAGGCTTTTCGGCAAAATGAAGCAAGACGGCTGCGCTGTGATCCCTTTAAGCGTATATTTTAAAGGCTCGCTTGTCAAAGTTGAAGTTGCGCTGACAAAAGGAAAGAAGGAATACGACAAGCGCCAGAGCATTGCCTCGCGCGATGCGAACAGAGAGATAGACCGCGCAATAAAGCAGAGAATGAGATAA